The Bacillota bacterium region TCCAGAGGACGGGAGGAGACCGGGAAGTCGAGGCCTTCAGGCTTGTAGAGGACTACATCAACAGCCGGGTGGGCCATCTGGAAGCTACGCGAGACTGGGGAGGGAGGATCGTGAAGAAGATACTTGTTCACATGGAGGAGGACGAGAAGCCTAGCCTGTTCGACCAGATAACCGCGTATGACGCCGGCGTTGACCACGTAATACCCTACGGTGGCGTCACCACCCAGGACATCACAGGCATCGTCTACGGGGCTATGTTCACCCGGGGTGGGGAAGCCCTCAGGAACACCGCCATATTCGTGGGGGGATCCAAGGTCAAGCCTGCGGAAGATCTCCTTGAAAGGGTGCTCAAGACCTTTTTCGGCCCTGTACGCGTGTCTGTCATGTTCGATGCCAACGGCTGTAACACCACGGCGGTGGCGGCGGTGACAAAGGTGCTCTCCCGTGGGGAGATCTCCGGAAAGACCGCAGTGGTGCTGGCTGGGACCGGTGCTGTGGGGATGCGCGTGGCTGTGCTCCTTGCCAAGAGAGGCTGCCCTGTGGTGCTCACCTCGCGATCCCTGGAGCGAGCCGCTGAGGCGTGTGACCACCTGAAGGCTAGGCACCAGGTCAATGTGGAACCGGCGCAGGCAGGCACCGGCGATGATACCACAGCGCGGGCGCTGGAGGGAGCCAGCATTGTGATAGCCTGCGGGAGCCCCGGTGCGCGCCTGGCAGGCCGGGATGTGTGGTCCCGGCTCCCTTCCATTGAGGTCATGGCGGATCTGAACGCTGTAGAACCCTCAGGCATCGAGGGAATCCGGGCCACTGATGATGGCGTGCCCCTGGAGGGCAAGATCGTGTTCGGAGCGGTGGCCATCGGGGGGCTCAAGATGAAGATCCACCGGAGAGCCGTGGAGACGCTCTTTGGCCGGAACGACCTGGTGCTTGACCTAGATCACATTGATGACATTGCCCAGGCGATGACCAAGGGCTGATGCTGGTCCTCGCGGGCATCTCCACAAGAGCACTGGCGGGATCCGCTATAAGGGCCTCATACGAGGTCCAGGCTGTGGACTACTTCGGGGACCTGGACCACCGGCAGGCCTGCCGTGTCACGGGGCTCACCACAGACCTCGGGCTGGATCGTCCCACGGTGGAGGCACTGTGCCAGGTCCTTGACGGGATTGACTTTGACGGGATTGTCTATACCTCACCCCTGGAGAACCACCCTGAACTGGTGGCCAGGTGGGAGGCCCGGGGCATCCTCCTGGGGAACGGGCAACACTGCCTGGCCCGGGCAAGAAACCACCCCGAGTTCGCTAGGGTCCTGTCCAGGCAGGGGATACGGACGCCCGTTACCGTCTATCCAGGGACCTCAAGGCCCCGCCACCAGCCCCCCGGGGGGCCAGGAGGGCTCAGGTGGCTTCTCAAGCCGTCAAGGGGAGGCGGGGGAATAGGGGTCCGCCTTGTGGATGTACCCAGTATTCCAAGGCCGGGCTGGCTCCTGCAGGAATTCGTGCCTGGTGTGCCTGCCTCTGCCACCTTCCTGTCGGATGGGAGGGATTGGGTGCTCCTTGGTGCCAGCCGGCAGATCACAGGGGACATAGCCCAGCCCGCCCAGGGCTTCAGGTACGCCGGCAACGTGGTACCCCTGGCCGTACCCGAGGGCTTTGATGCCTGCAGGATAGAGCGACAGGTGCGGCAGCTGCCTCCCATCCTGGTGGGTGAGTTCGGGCTCAAGGGCCTCAATACTGTGGACTTCGTTGCCACGGAGGTGGGCATCAGCGTGCTGGAGATTAACCCCCGCTGGTCGGCATCGGTAGAGCTGCTGGAGGCAGCCATGGACCTCTCCTTGTTCGGGCATCACGTTGAGGCATGCCGCGGCAGCCTTCATAATGTTGAAGGCTGTCCCGCGCTCCCCTTGTGTGTGCCAGGGGAGGAGTCCCCCGGCCAGTTCTACGGCAAAGCCATCGTCCACGCCCAGGAGCAAGGCCGGGCACAAAGACTGGATCCTGAGGCTGTAACCCGCCTCTACCTCGATGGGGTCCGGGACATTCCCCATCCCAGGGCGAGGATGCGGGGGGGGCAGCCCGTGTGCACGGTGCTGGCCACCGCCGGCTCCCACGCCCACTGCATGGAGCAACTGCGTCGCCAGGCAAGCCTGGCCAGGGAAAGGTGCTGGCAGCCATGCCAGGACTAAAAGGGGTGAAGAAGGTTGGGAACCGTGCCTGGAATCCTGGTGACTGTTCGCAGTCTTGACCAGGGGATACAGTCAGTCAAGGGCAAGGTGAACCCCGGTTACGCCTGCGCCACAGGGGGCATCTGGATAAGCCAGGGGGATCTCGCGGTGATTGATGCGGCGCCCGGGTCCATGGTAAGGGTGTGGAGCACAGCCGGGGAGGTGAACGTTCCCTGCCAAGTGGGGGACCTCCCCCAGGGCCT contains the following coding sequences:
- a CDS encoding DUF447 domain-containing protein, with the protein product MIIETIVGTADDQGRPNFAPMGVEFTGGDGLCLGPFLQTNTCRNLLQSRQGVVCLTDDVALMVQTALHLGMPDHVKAGRVNAYVLKDAKTYYEFTVTGIDASRDPARVDGRIVFQGGSGGFTPFCRARFAVVEAAIDATRLHLMAPADVAMRLGYWRRVVQRTGGDREVEAFRLVEDYINSRVGHLEATRDWGGRIVKKILVHMEEDEKPSLFDQITAYDAGVDHVIPYGGVTTQDITGIVYGAMFTRGGEALRNTAIFVGGSKVKPAEDLLERVLKTFFGPVRVSVMFDANGCNTTAVAAVTKVLSRGEISGKTAVVLAGTGAVGMRVAVLLAKRGCPVVLTSRSLERAAEACDHLKARHQVNVEPAQAGTGDDTTARALEGASIVIACGSPGARLAGRDVWSRLPSIEVMADLNAVEPSGIEGIRATDDGVPLEGKIVFGAVAIGGLKMKIHRRAVETLFGRNDLVLDLDHIDDIAQAMTKG
- a CDS encoding ATP-grasp domain-containing protein produces the protein MLVLAGISTRALAGSAIRASYEVQAVDYFGDLDHRQACRVTGLTTDLGLDRPTVEALCQVLDGIDFDGIVYTSPLENHPELVARWEARGILLGNGQHCLARARNHPEFARVLSRQGIRTPVTVYPGTSRPRHQPPGGPGGLRWLLKPSRGGGGIGVRLVDVPSIPRPGWLLQEFVPGVPASATFLSDGRDWVLLGASRQITGDIAQPAQGFRYAGNVVPLAVPEGFDACRIERQVRQLPPILVGEFGLKGLNTVDFVATEVGISVLEINPRWSASVELLEAAMDLSLFGHHVEACRGSLHNVEGCPALPLCVPGEESPGQFYGKAIVHAQEQGRAQRLDPEAVTRLYLDGVRDIPHPRARMRGGQPVCTVLATAGSHAHCMEQLRRQASLARERCWQPCQD
- a CDS encoding molybdopterin dinucleotide binding domain-containing protein; its protein translation is MPGILVTVRSLDQGIQSVKGKVNPGYACATGGIWISQGDLAVIDAAPGSMVRVWSTAGEVNVPCQVGDLPQGLFCMPMGPTSNTLVPAATEGTGMPSFKGIKVTVEPSPGGEAEGSAGN